A stretch of DNA from Dokdonia sp. PRO95:
AAATGAGTTATGATAAGCTGGTGCTTGCGGTAGGGTCAAAACCTAATAAATTTGGCTGGCCAGGGCAAGATCTAGATGGTGTACAAGGGTTGTACTCAAAACAAGATCTAGATATGCTAGAGGCAAATGCTCCAGATAAAGAAACCTGTAAACGTGCCGTAGTAGTAGGTGGCGGTCTTATAGGTATTGAGATGGTAGAGATGCTGCTCACGCGTGATATACCGGTCACATTTTTAGTAAGAGAAAACAGTTTCTGGAATGGCGTTTTACCACAAGGAGAAAGCGAGATGATTAACAGACACATTAAATCTCACCACGTAGATTTACGTTTAGGCTTTAATCTAGATAGTATTCTAGCAGATGATAATGGTAAAGTGCGCGCTGTTACTATAAAAGAGACAGGAGAAGAAATCGCCTGCAACGTAGTAGGGCTTACCGCTGGTGTGTCTCCTAATGTGGCTTTCTTAAAAGATAGCGGTATTGAGTTAGGCCGAGGTATTAAGGTAAACCCTATGCTGGAGACTAATATAAAAGATATTTATGCCATAGGTGATTGTGCAGAGCAACACGAGGGTATAAACGGTCGTAGACCCATTGAGGCTGTCTGGTATACGGGCAGAATGATGGGAGAAGCACTTGCTCAGACATTAACTGGAAACCCTACTGCCTATAACCCTGGTCA
This window harbors:
- a CDS encoding FAD-dependent oxidoreductase, which translates into the protein MEEHIVIIGNGISGVTTARHIRKASDKKITIISAETDHFFSRTALMYIYMGHMKYEHTKPYEDYFWKKNRIDLKRDFVETVDHENKQLLLSGGEKMSYDKLVLAVGSKPNKFGWPGQDLDGVQGLYSKQDLDMLEANAPDKETCKRAVVVGGGLIGIEMVEMLLTRDIPVTFLVRENSFWNGVLPQGESEMINRHIKSHHVDLRLGFNLDSILADDNGKVRAVTIKETGEEIACNVVGLTAGVSPNVAFLKDSGIELGRGIKVNPMLETNIKDIYAIGDCAEQHEGINGRRPIEAVWYTGRMMGEALAQTLTGNPTAYNPGHWFNSAKFMDIEYQTYGWVFSKPKEGNTHFHWMHKDDNKCITIEMQEGTRKFVGINNFGIRLRHELFDRWLTEGRTTDYVLEHLKDANFDPEFYSHYEKDILDAYNAAYETSLSPKKKSWKRIFA